From a single Apium graveolens cultivar Ventura chromosome 2, ASM990537v1, whole genome shotgun sequence genomic region:
- the LOC141698259 gene encoding uncharacterized protein LOC141698259: MDVEGDKWIFLPKYSDKYRKGVEDFVTKAFSKYVVGKELTCPCKICSNHFWSDAKGIHEHLVCNGPCPHSLEWIYEVSTLRKENIIGDIDEMDTDIGMGLGDEFEAMMQNVYGTGNDTSEHGVRKGMNADTRKFYRLVNEGRKPLYPESKNFTRLSFIVRLYQLKCIHVFSEAFPNVNVPSSFNSVKVMIKDLGLDYQKINACPNDCLLFWAENEGLDICKKCKTSRWKVVEDKNGPNMNIFKSKEHKIPAKVLRYFPSKPRMQRMFLSSDYSNSMKCHALARKMEGKLRHPADSQGWKSLDTKYCASELQPSPLVNHETWKFNSFNLNS; encoded by the coding sequence ATGGATGTTGAAGGAGATAAATGGATATTTCTTCCTAAGTACAGTGATAAATATAGGAAGGGGGTGGAAGATTTTGTTACGAAAGCATTTTCTAAATATGTCGTAGGAAAGGAGTTAACGTGTCCTTGTAAAATATGTAGTAATCATTTCTGGAGTGATGCCAAGGGTATACATGAACATCTCGTATGTAATGGTCCTTGTCCCCATTCTCTTGAATGGATTTACGAGGTCTCAACCCTTAGGAAAGAAAACATTATCGGCGACATAGATGAGATGGATACTGATATAGGTATGGGTTTAGGCGATGAGTTTGAGGCGATGATGCAAAATGTATATGGAACTGGTAATGATACTAGTGAACACGGAGTTAGAAAGGGAATGAATGCTGATACGAGGAAATTTTATAGGCTTGTTAACGAGGGTAGGAAGCCTTTATATCCCGAGTCTAAAAATTTTACTCGTTTAAGTTTCATAGTTAGGCTTTACCAACTAAAGTGCATTCATGTATTTAGCGAGGCTTTTCCCAATGTTAATGTGCCGTCATCTTTCAATTCAGTCAAGGTTATGATTAAAGACTTGGGTCTTGATTACCAAAAAATAAATGCATGTCCAAATGACTGCTTGCTATTTTGGGCTGAAAATGAGGGGCTGGATATTTGCAAAAAGTGTAAAACATCTAGGTGGAAAGTAGTTGAAGATAAAAATGGGcctaatatgaatatatttaAGTCGAAGGAACATAAAATCCCAGCAAAAGTGCTGAGGTATTTTCCTTCGAAGCCAAGGATGCAAAGAATGTTCCTGAGCTCTGATTATTCTAACTCAATGAAATGTCATGCTTTAGCACGAAAAATGGAGGGAAAGTTGAGGCATCCAGCTGACAGCCAGGGCTGGAAGTCGCTGGATACCAAATATTGTGCTAGTGAATTACAACCTTCCCCTTTGGTTAATCATGAAACCTGGAAATTTAATTCTTTCAACCTTAATTCCTGA